The proteins below come from a single Leishmania infantum JPCM5 genome chromosome 6 genomic window:
- the DHFR-TS gene encoding dihydrofolate reductase-thymidylate synthase yields MSRAAARFKIPMPATKADFAFPSLRAFSIVVALDKQHGIGDGESIPWRVPEDMAFFKDQTTLLRNKKPPTEKKRNAVVMGRKTWESVPVKFRPLKGRLNIVLSSKATVEELLAPLPEGKRAAAAQDVVVVNGGLAEALRLLARPPYCSSIETAYCVGGAQVYADAMLSPCVEKLQEVYLTRIYTTAPACTRFFPFPPENTTTAWDLASSQGRRKSEADGLEFEICKYVPRNHEERQYLELIDRIMKTGIVKEDRTGVGTISLFGAQMRFSLRDNRLPLLTTKRVFWRGVCEELLWFLRGETNAQLLADKDIHIWDGNGSREFLDSRGLTENKEMDLGPVYGFQWRHFGADYKGFEANYDGEGVDQIRSIVETIKANPNDRRLLFTAWNPCALQKMALPPCHLLAQFYVNTDTSELSCMLYQRSCDMGLGVPFNIASYALLTILIAKATGLRPGELVHTLGDAHVYRNHVGALKSQLERVPHAFPTLVFKEERQFLEDYELTDMEVIDYVPHPPIKMEMAV; encoded by the coding sequence ATGTCCAGGGCAGCTGCGAGGTTTAAGATTCCGATGCCGGCGACGAAGGCGGACTtcgccttcccctctctgcgcgccttctccatcgTTGTGGCCCTCGATAAGCAGCACGgcatcggcgacggcgagtcGATCCCGTGGCGGGTGCCGGAGGACATGGCGTTCTTCAAGGACCAGACGACGCTGTTGCGCAACAAAAAGCCGCCGacggagaagaagcgcaaCGCTGTCGTGATGGGCCGCAAGACGTGGGAGAGCGTCCCGGTAAAGTTCCGACCACTCAAGGGACGGCTGAACATTGTGTTGTCCTCGAAGGCCACCGTCGAGGAGCttctggcgccgctgccggagggaaagcgcgctgccgcggcgcaggatgtggtggtggtgaacGGCGGTCTGGCCGaggcgctccgcctcctcgcacgCCCGCCGTACTGCAGCTCCATCGAGACAGCGTATTGCGTCGGGGGTGCGCAGGTTTATGCGGACGCCATGCTGTCGCCGTGCGTCgagaagctgcaggaggtgtACCTGACCCGCATCTACACGACGGCGCCTGCGTGTACGCGCTTCTTTCCGTTTCCGCCCGAGAACACCACCACGGCGTGGGACCTGGCGTCGTCTCAGGGACGCCGCAAGAGCGAGGCGGACGGCCTCGAGTTCGAGATCTGCAAGTACGTGCCGCGTAACCATGAGGAGCGGCAGTACCTTGAGCTGATTGACCGCATCATGAAGACGGGGATCGTGAAGGAGGACCGCACCGGCGTGGGCACCATCAGCCTCTTCGGCGCACAGATGCGCTTCTCCCTACGCGACAaccgcctgccgctgctgacgacGAAGCGTGTCTTCTGGCGCGGCGTgtgcgaggagctgctgtggTTCCTGCGCGGGGAGACgaacgcgcagctgctggcggacaAGGACATTCACATCTGGGACGGCAACGGCTCGCGCGAGTTTCTCGACAGCCGCGGCTTGACAGAGAATAAGGAGATGGACCTCGGCCCTGTCTACGGCTTCCAGTGGCGCCACTTCGGGGCAGATTACAAGGGGTTTGAAGCGAACTACGACGGCGAAGGGGTGGACCAGATCAGGTCCATCGTGGAGACGATCAAGGCGAACCCGAACGACCGCCGCCTTCTATTCACTGCCTGGAACCCGTGCGCGCTGCAAaagatggcgctgccgccgtgccacTTGCTTGCTCAGTTCTACGTGAACACGGACACGAGCGAGCTATCCTGCATGCTGTACCAGCGCTCGTGCGACATGGGTCTCGGCGTCCCCTTCAACATCGCCTCCTACGCGCTGCTCACCATCCTCATTGCCAAGGCGACGGGCCTGCGGCCTGGTGAGCTTGTGCACACCCTTGGTGACGCCCACGTCTACCGCAACCACGTCGGTGCCCTCAAGTCGCAGCTCGAGCGAGTCCCGCACGCGTTCCCGACCCTCGTCTTCAAGGAGGAGCGTCAGTTCCTCGAGGACTACGAGTTAACGGACATGGAGGTGATCGACTACGTTCCACACCCGCCGATCAAGATGGAGATGGCCGTATAG